TTACGGTGAGGTCCTGCGAAAATCCCAATACTGAAAGCATCAGGAGCATCATTGAAAATCTGAAATTCATACGCTTATTTTATCAATAAGAGACAAAAATAAAACTTATCTGTGACAGGGAAGCCTTACTGATATGATTATATTGTTAAATTATTCTGATCTTCTTCTACCGATAGGAAGTAATCCTGAAATCCGTCAGCTGAAATTGGCTGTTCACACTCCAGTTTCATAACTCCGATGGCTGTATAATGAGCAGCAAGTCTGATATGTCTGCTTTTGAGAAGGATTTTCAGTTTTTCCAGATTGATCTCTTTTTTTAAAACTGCCAGATAAGTGATCATATTCATATTTGTATTAGTCCGTTTCCTATGTCTCTATATTTAATTCCCTCAATGGGTCTGGCTTTATTTTCAATAAGTGCCCAGATCTCTTTTGCTGATGAACCGGAAAACTGTTCCATATATAAAGCAGCAAGTCCTGAAACATGCGGTGCAGCCATACTGGTACCGCTCATAGCGTAGTAAAAATAATTTTTATTCTTTGCATTTTTGGGATAAGCACTCACAATGTCTACGCCGGGTGCACATACATTGATATTTCCTCCTGTGGAAGGATTAAGCCCTGCATTTGAAAATTTAGCAACCTTCATCTGCATATCAATCGCTGCCACTGCCATAATCGATTTTGAATTTGCCGGCATTGAAACCGGTTGCGGAACCTGCGGTCTGCTGCTGTCATTACCTGCCGCCGCTATAATAAGGCAGTTATTTTCCAAAGCTCTTTCCCCTATGGTTTCAAAAAGGATGGAAGGCTGATCATTGAGTCTCACCGGGGATGCGAGTGAAAGGGATAATATCCTGAACTTTTTTGTAATAGCCCAGTCTATAGCATCAATCACGCTACTGGTAGTACCTCTTCCGCTATCGGAGAGTACTTTGGCGATCTTCAGATTACAGCCGCCTGCAATTCCGTATCGTATATTCTTATCATTTCTGGTATTTCCTGTTGCAATGCCTGCGCAGTGTGTTCCGTGGCCATTGGGATCTCTGTTCCAGTCTTCTCCATCTATGAAAGATTTACCTTCAATTTCCCTGGATGAAAAATCCGGGTGGGAAACTTCAAGCCCTGTATCCAGAATACAAACATCGACTCCTTTTCCTGTATACAAAGCATTTT
This genomic interval from Chryseobacterium arthrosphaerae contains the following:
- a CDS encoding S8 family peptidase → METGRYIVLLEDQQKTAIKKVEKELEVSITSSEFLSSDNRSYEIINKDNGVLYKNLGVLVVETGDEEQLKSAVDNESNPVIYYEKEREFFPADEWQLISELKKQSAGLTEKISELEKYMAGKPLPQKTPVEMEWGLKAIGLENALYTGKGVDVCILDTGLEVSHPDFSSREIEGKSFIDGEDWNRDPNGHGTHCAGIATGNTRNDKNIRYGIAGGCNLKIAKVLSDSGRGTTSSVIDAIDWAITKKFRILSLSLASPVRLNDQPSILFETIGERALENNCLIIAAAGNDSSRPQVPQPVSMPANSKSIMAVAAIDMQMKVAKFSNAGLNPSTGGNINVCAPGVDIVSAYPKNAKNKNYFYYAMSGTSMAAPHVSGLAALYMEQFSGSSAKEIWALIENKARPIEGIKYRDIGNGLIQI